In the genome of Xenopus laevis strain J_2021 chromosome 1S, Xenopus_laevis_v10.1, whole genome shotgun sequence, one region contains:
- the cxcl11.S gene encoding C-X-C motif chemokine 11-1 produces the protein MGIASHRRFTLRDLKAGSMDSKYAIILCVLILSAALTKGQGIGGRRCLCKKLSKKLNLKHLIKIEIFPVRSRCENVEYVATMKGNRKPKCLSPKLKLLKDILSGKRKQQSIKVIKHE, from the exons ATGGGAATTGCTTCTCACCGCAGATTCACACTGCGAGATCTCAAAGCAGGCAGCATGGACAGCAAATATGCTATCATCCTCTGTGTCCTCATTCTCTCCGCTGCTCTTACAAAAG ggcaAGGTATTGGAGGGAGACGCTGTTTATGCAAAAAACTGTCCAAAAAGCTCAACCTGAAACACCTGATAAAAATCGAAATATTTCCAGTTCGTTCTAGATGTGAAAATGTTGAATATGT GGCCACAATGAAAGGCAACAGAAAACCTAAATGTCTCAGTCCAAAATTAAAACTGTTGAAGGATATACTGTCTGGAAAGAG GAAACAACAGTccattaaagtaataaaacacGAGTAA